A part of Neoarius graeffei isolate fNeoGra1 chromosome 22, fNeoGra1.pri, whole genome shotgun sequence genomic DNA contains:
- the rit1 gene encoding GTP-binding protein Rit1 isoform X2 encodes MQFISHRFPEDHDPTIEDAYKTQIRIDDEPANLDILDTAGQAEFTAMRDQYMRAGEGFIISYSITDRRSFQEARHFKQLICRVRRTVDTPVVLVGNKSDLAHLRQVSVEEGKELAREFQCPFFETSAAFRYYIDEVFAALVRQIRQREAEAVRSGERKTRRNRSLWSRLKAPFRKKQRSEH; translated from the exons ATGCAGTTTATCAGTCACCGGTTCCCTGAGGATCATGACCCTACTATAG AGGACGCCTATAAGACGCAGATCCGCATCGACGACGAGCCGGCGAACCTGGACATCTTGGACACAGCAGGACAG gctGAATTCACAGCCATGCGTGATCAATACATGCGTGCTGGCGAAGGCTTCATCATTTCATACTCCATAACGGACCGGCGCAGCTTCCAGGAGGCTCGCCACTTCAAGCAGCTCATCTGCCGCGTGCGGCGCACTGTGGACACGCCAGTGGTGCTCGTGGGAAACAAATCTGACCTCGCACACCTGAGACag GTGTCAGTAGAGGAGGGAAAGGAGCTGGCGAGGGAGTTCCAGTGTCCGTTTTTCGAGACGTCCGCTGCGTTCCGTTACTACATCGACGAGGTTTTCGCCGCTCTGGTGCGTCAGATCCGTCAGCGCGAGGCCGAGGCGGTGCGGAGCGGAGAGAGAAAGACGCGACGCAACCGGTCGCTCTGGAGCCGCCTTAAAGCGCCCTTTCGCAAGAAACAGCGCTCCGAGCATTGA
- the rit1 gene encoding GTP-binding protein Rit1 isoform X1, protein MESSRGVGGLSREYKLVMLGEGGVGKSAIIMQFISHRFPEDHDPTIEDAYKTQIRIDDEPANLDILDTAGQAEFTAMRDQYMRAGEGFIISYSITDRRSFQEARHFKQLICRVRRTVDTPVVLVGNKSDLAHLRQVSVEEGKELAREFQCPFFETSAAFRYYIDEVFAALVRQIRQREAEAVRSGERKTRRNRSLWSRLKAPFRKKQRSEH, encoded by the exons ATGGAGTCTTCGCGGGGGGTTGGCGGTCTTTCCCGCGAGTATAAGCTGGTAATGCTGGGCGAGGGAGGAGTGGGTAAAAGTG ccatCATCATGCAGTTTATCAGTCACCGGTTCCCTGAGGATCATGACCCTACTATAG AGGACGCCTATAAGACGCAGATCCGCATCGACGACGAGCCGGCGAACCTGGACATCTTGGACACAGCAGGACAG gctGAATTCACAGCCATGCGTGATCAATACATGCGTGCTGGCGAAGGCTTCATCATTTCATACTCCATAACGGACCGGCGCAGCTTCCAGGAGGCTCGCCACTTCAAGCAGCTCATCTGCCGCGTGCGGCGCACTGTGGACACGCCAGTGGTGCTCGTGGGAAACAAATCTGACCTCGCACACCTGAGACag GTGTCAGTAGAGGAGGGAAAGGAGCTGGCGAGGGAGTTCCAGTGTCCGTTTTTCGAGACGTCCGCTGCGTTCCGTTACTACATCGACGAGGTTTTCGCCGCTCTGGTGCGTCAGATCCGTCAGCGCGAGGCCGAGGCGGTGCGGAGCGGAGAGAGAAAGACGCGACGCAACCGGTCGCTCTGGAGCCGCCTTAAAGCGCCCTTTCGCAAGAAACAGCGCTCCGAGCATTGA